CCACGTGCACCGCCTTTTTCCTCAAACTCCGCATTTTTAACAATACGCTCGGAAGTACTTGGGGCAACTAAATCATGCTCTGGCCACCGTGCCACATACTCTTGGCGCTTCCATCTTTGCCCTCGAAAACCATGCTGTGAGACCTCAATCCAACCAGCTTCCTTTGCTATGTCGATATGCTTCAAAACTGCGTTCTTGCTAAAGCCGCTGTACTCCACCAAGTCTTCTATGGAAGGGTAGCAACTCTCTCCAACCGCATTCATGAACATGCTCAGAGCTTGCAATACTGCTCTTGTCGGACCCGGAAGATCAGACTTGCAGAAAGCTTGCCGCCAGCTCCAGGCCTTTCGTACTTCGCTCATGCCCAGCCCTCCACTTCCATCTCGGGAAACTTGGGCATGTATTCGTTCCGCTTCAGTTTCTCTCCTAATGGGCCATACTTGCGAACTCCCAGCCAGCCACCACGCTCTGCATGTCTAAGATGCTTGATCACTATCGGCATGCTCAGATTGGTATGGCGCGCTAGATCCCGAACCGAAGGCGAGCAAACCTCGCCAACGTCCTCTGCAAACAGGCTGACCGCGTGCAACACCAGATTAGTGCTGGAAGGCAGATGACTACGCGAAAACTCACGTCGCCATTCTGTGAGATTTTGGAAATCACGCATTACAAACCTCCAGTGTTTCAGGGAGAGAA
The window above is part of the Pseudovibrio sp. Tun.PSC04-5.I4 genome. Proteins encoded here:
- a CDS encoding helix-turn-helix domain-containing protein yields the protein MRDFQNLTEWRREFSRSHLPSSTNLVLHAVSLFAEDVGEVCSPSVRDLARHTNLSMPIVIKHLRHAERGGWLGVRKYGPLGEKLKRNEYMPKFPEMEVEGWA